One Oceanicoccus sagamiensis genomic region harbors:
- a CDS encoding 1-acyl-sn-glycerol-3-phosphate acyltransferase, whose product MGQFADIRPYNDEEVASVLTGLIADDELIAAVASLKLGAWHKPLSWLIYPLIRWVLSRQLRGITTVEDFQHVVKGYMDGMIEKTTTGFTVSGLDALDPAKPYLFMSNHRDITMDPAFVTYALYHNNHDTARIAIGDNLLTKPYVSDLMRLNKSFIVKRSAKGPRQILAAYKMLSSYIRHSIEEDNNPIWIAQREGRAKDGNDRTEPAIIKMLAMSQKKQSESLSDYINQLHIVPVSISYELDPCDGAKAKELYETAAYGEYKKDEHEDVESIAKGIAGNKGNVHVSFGTPLEGDFANADAVAEAIDRQVVGNYVLHTSNFFAYKLLHGHYPDGVHSSDGQAFSELALAAGETAFKQRIDSLPTEHREFALGIYANTIDRKQQFSA is encoded by the coding sequence ATGGGCCAGTTCGCCGATATTCGTCCCTACAATGATGAGGAAGTGGCTTCCGTCTTAACCGGTCTGATAGCTGATGACGAGTTAATAGCTGCGGTTGCCAGTCTTAAACTGGGTGCATGGCATAAACCGTTATCATGGTTGATTTACCCTCTTATTCGCTGGGTGCTATCGCGCCAGTTGCGGGGCATAACCACCGTAGAAGATTTTCAGCATGTCGTTAAAGGTTATATGGACGGCATGATCGAGAAAACCACGACCGGTTTTACCGTCTCAGGTCTGGATGCACTTGATCCGGCAAAGCCCTATTTGTTTATGAGCAACCATCGCGACATCACGATGGACCCGGCCTTTGTGACCTATGCCCTCTACCACAATAATCACGATACGGCGCGTATAGCGATTGGTGATAATCTTTTAACCAAGCCCTATGTGTCTGACCTGATGCGTTTAAATAAGAGCTTTATTGTTAAGCGTTCTGCCAAGGGCCCGCGCCAGATCCTGGCGGCCTATAAAATGTTGTCCAGCTATATTCGTCACTCTATTGAAGAAGATAATAATCCGATTTGGATTGCCCAGCGTGAAGGTCGCGCCAAAGACGGCAATGACCGCACTGAGCCAGCGATTATAAAAATGCTGGCAATGAGTCAAAAAAAACAATCGGAAAGCTTGTCTGATTACATCAATCAATTACATATCGTGCCGGTATCCATTTCCTATGAGCTGGACCCTTGCGATGGTGCCAAGGCCAAAGAGCTCTATGAAACGGCGGCCTATGGCGAATATAAAAAAGACGAGCATGAAGATGTTGAGTCTATCGCCAAAGGTATTGCTGGCAATAAAGGCAATGTGCATGTTTCTTTTGGTACCCCCTTGGAGGGTGATTTCGCCAATGCTGATGCGGTGGCGGAGGCCATAGATCGTCAGGTTGTTGGCAACTATGTATTACATACCAGCAACTTCTTTGCCTATAAATTATTACATGGCCACTATCCAGACGGTGTGCATTCCAGTGATGGCCAGGCGTTTTCTGAACTGGCTCTGGCAGCGGGTGAGACGGCCTTTAAGCAGCGTATAGATTCCCTGCCAACTGAGCATAGAGAATTTGCCTTGGGTATTTATGCCAATACCATTGACCGCAAACAACAGTTCTCTGCATAG
- a CDS encoding polyprenyl synthetase family protein: MQQVRKVVANEFEAVNQLIIDQLQSNVPLVENIGHYIVDAGGKRMRPMLALISGGACGNLNKDHLTLAAVIEFIHTATLLHDDVVDISTLRRGRPTANAEWGNAPSVLVGDFLYTRAFQLLVSIGNMEVMTLMAEVTNTIAEGEVLQLTKAGDPNTTEQDYFQVIKNKTAVLFAAATACGAILAGSEQEEIDRFYQYGLDLGLAFQLIDDVLDYEGNAGEMGKNVGDDLAEGKPTLPLIYTMKQGSKADAALIHSAISNKSLAQLEEVVAAVQRCDALTYTKQLAMAKSKAAAAVIDNCPESPYKESLVRLAELAVARNA, from the coding sequence ATGCAACAGGTCCGTAAGGTCGTCGCCAACGAGTTTGAAGCCGTCAATCAGCTTATTATCGACCAGCTTCAATCCAATGTCCCCCTGGTCGAAAATATTGGCCACTATATTGTCGATGCTGGCGGCAAGCGCATGCGGCCTATGTTGGCACTGATCAGCGGCGGCGCCTGTGGCAACCTGAACAAAGACCATCTGACGCTGGCTGCGGTGATTGAGTTTATTCATACCGCGACCCTGCTGCACGATGACGTTGTGGACATCTCCACCCTGCGCCGGGGCCGGCCAACGGCCAATGCAGAATGGGGTAACGCCCCCAGCGTGCTGGTGGGAGACTTCCTGTATACCCGCGCCTTCCAACTGCTGGTATCTATCGGCAATATGGAGGTAATGACACTGATGGCTGAAGTGACCAACACCATTGCTGAAGGAGAAGTGTTACAACTGACCAAAGCCGGCGATCCAAACACCACTGAACAGGACTATTTTCAGGTCATCAAAAATAAGACTGCGGTGCTATTCGCTGCTGCAACTGCCTGTGGCGCCATTCTGGCGGGCTCAGAGCAGGAAGAAATAGACCGTTTCTACCAATATGGGCTGGACCTTGGACTGGCCTTTCAACTGATTGATGACGTGCTGGATTACGAAGGCAACGCCGGCGAAATGGGAAAAAATGTAGGGGATGACCTGGCAGAAGGCAAACCCACCCTGCCCTTAATCTATACCATGAAACAGGGCAGCAAGGCCGACGCCGCACTGATTCATAGCGCCATCAGCAACAAAAGCCTTGCACAACTGGAAGAGGTTGTCGCCGCGGTACAACGCTGCGATGCACTGACTTATACCAAGCAACTGGCAATGGCCAAGAGCAAGGCCGCCGCTGCCGTCATCGACAACTGCCCTGAAAGCCCTTATAAAGAGTCGCTGGTTCGGCTAGCAGAGCTGGCAGTCGCCAGAAACGCCTGA
- the prsK gene encoding XrtA/PEP-CTERM system histidine kinase PrsK codes for MQENYIAYISYSGGGASFALLTIAFAYLWKVKLTHYSLIIASATSTLWNVAIAANYQDFTLQREYLLVLETLRYGAWIAALLASLQYTLGQKLELKFRYTINGLWLSSLALILLLTFIKSPLIQDSNLLIWNNLVLSIVGLVSVEQLYRNTSQQRLMKLISVGIGALFAYDIYLFSYSLIFNQIDLGLWQSRGAINGLAALALLLGSLTLTSQKAQRSTLSVSRPVAFYTTSMSVAGGFLALIAIGGYYVQLYGGRWGSLVQVAVLFGAILSIVALFVSSTIRSRINVWINKHFFRHKYDYRAEWLGLISSLAQPTAQDNFHERAIKVVASIFKSEGGSLWLQSNGAYRPVQTYNMENIDAAMTESIDSPFCKLMIEQEWVFSPHGSDRASMGEANSQLPSWIYEIPDLWLVMPLLTEKDLLGFMVLKQSKQDASLTWEDLDLLKTVGRQVASYLDRHEAAEQLARSKQFDAFNKLTAFIMHDLKNLIAQQALVVENAAKHKENPAFVEDAIKTIDNSVSRMSNLLRKLQQQEASEIKSLQLHKVLMEAAKKCQDNKPSPSLRLESKDIKVVADQDHLIMVLANIIKNAQEATDSSGFVDVTLRQEEKNAIITIEDNGTGMDKEFIRHRLFKPFDTTKSGKGMGIGVYQTQEFISDLGGSITVDSILGEGSTFTISIPASAL; via the coding sequence ATGCAGGAAAACTACATCGCCTATATCAGCTACTCTGGAGGTGGCGCGTCATTCGCATTACTCACGATTGCTTTTGCCTATTTGTGGAAGGTAAAACTCACCCACTATTCTTTAATTATTGCCAGCGCAACCTCGACCCTCTGGAACGTGGCAATCGCCGCCAATTACCAGGACTTTACCCTGCAACGTGAATACCTGCTGGTACTGGAAACGCTTCGCTATGGCGCCTGGATAGCAGCACTACTGGCTTCACTGCAATACACTCTGGGACAAAAGCTGGAACTCAAGTTTCGCTACACCATCAACGGGCTATGGCTAAGTAGCCTCGCTCTTATCCTGCTGCTTACCTTTATCAAAAGCCCATTAATACAAGACAGCAATCTATTGATCTGGAACAACCTGGTTCTGTCTATTGTTGGTCTGGTCTCCGTTGAGCAACTCTACCGAAACACCAGCCAGCAGCGCTTAATGAAATTGATCAGTGTGGGCATTGGGGCGCTGTTTGCCTACGATATTTACCTGTTTTCATACAGCCTGATTTTCAATCAAATCGACCTTGGACTCTGGCAATCACGTGGCGCCATTAATGGCCTGGCAGCGCTGGCACTGCTACTGGGCTCGCTGACACTGACCTCACAAAAAGCACAACGATCCACACTATCGGTATCGCGCCCAGTGGCCTTTTATACCACCAGTATGTCGGTGGCTGGCGGGTTTCTTGCCCTGATTGCTATCGGTGGCTACTACGTGCAACTTTATGGCGGCCGCTGGGGAAGTCTGGTACAGGTAGCAGTGCTGTTTGGCGCAATCCTCTCCATCGTCGCCCTATTCGTCTCCAGCACTATTCGCTCGCGTATTAATGTCTGGATCAATAAGCACTTCTTCCGCCACAAATATGATTACCGTGCCGAGTGGCTGGGCCTGATTAGCTCACTCGCCCAACCCACAGCCCAGGACAACTTCCACGAACGGGCCATCAAGGTGGTTGCCTCCATCTTCAAAAGCGAGGGCGGCAGCCTTTGGCTGCAAAGCAATGGCGCTTATCGCCCCGTGCAAACCTATAATATGGAAAATATCGATGCAGCTATGACCGAAAGCATCGACAGCCCCTTCTGCAAATTGATGATAGAACAGGAGTGGGTATTTTCACCTCACGGCTCGGACCGCGCCTCCATGGGCGAGGCCAACAGCCAACTGCCATCATGGATCTATGAAATTCCTGACCTATGGTTGGTTATGCCACTGCTCACGGAAAAAGACCTGTTAGGTTTTATGGTATTAAAACAATCCAAGCAGGATGCCTCACTTACCTGGGAAGATCTGGACCTGCTTAAAACCGTTGGCCGACAAGTTGCCAGCTATCTGGACCGCCACGAAGCTGCCGAACAACTGGCCCGCTCCAAGCAATTTGACGCCTTTAATAAGCTAACGGCCTTTATTATGCACGACCTTAAAAACCTCATCGCCCAGCAGGCGCTGGTGGTGGAAAATGCAGCCAAGCATAAAGAAAACCCGGCCTTTGTCGAAGATGCCATCAAAACGATTGATAACTCCGTCAGTAGAATGAGCAATCTACTGCGCAAATTACAGCAACAGGAAGCCAGCGAAATAAAAAGCCTGCAACTGCATAAGGTGCTGATGGAAGCCGCTAAAAAATGCCAGGACAACAAGCCTTCCCCTTCATTGCGACTGGAAAGCAAAGATATCAAAGTCGTGGCCGATCAGGACCACTTAATCATGGTGTTAGCGAATATCATTAAAAATGCCCAGGAGGCGACGGATAGCTCAGGATTCGTGGATGTCACTTTACGCCAAGAGGAAAAAAATGCCATTATTACGATCGAAGACAATGGCACGGGTATGGATAAAGAGTTTATCCGCCACCGCTTATTCAAGCCCTTTGATACCACCAAATCAGGCAAAGGTATGGGTATAGGTGTTTATCAAACTCAGGAGTTTATCTCAGACCTGGGTGGTAGTATCACTGTCGACAGCATACTCGGTGAAGGGTCAACCTTCACCATTTCCATTCCCGCTAGCGCTTTATAA
- the proB gene encoding glutamate 5-kinase — MNTQQSVEKPQRWVVKIGSALLTANGKGLDMAAIADWTAQMAQLRQQGIELVLVSSGAVAVGMSRLGWTERPHALHDLQAAAALGQMGLVQAYESCFQKFGLHTAQVLLGHDDISARDRYLNARGTLTTLLKLGVIPVVNENDTVVTDEIRFGDNDTLAALVANLIDADRLVILTDQDGLYNADPRSNPDARLVTEAAVDDVSLEQMAGGSAGALGRGGMVTKIRAAKLAARSGANTVIVGGALDEVLLRLSLQQSLGTLLKAGRRPLVARKQWLAGMSRVNGVVQLDDGAVKVLRESGRSLLPVGVRAVSGSFGRGDLVSCTDAGGHEIARGLVNYNVFDAQQIIGKGSEQIEDILGYRCEEELIHRDNLVLV; from the coding sequence ATGAATACACAACAATCAGTAGAAAAACCGCAGCGCTGGGTAGTCAAAATTGGCAGTGCTTTGCTGACCGCCAATGGTAAAGGCCTTGATATGGCGGCTATTGCTGATTGGACGGCACAGATGGCTCAGTTGCGCCAACAGGGCATAGAGTTGGTGTTAGTGTCTTCTGGTGCAGTGGCGGTGGGTATGAGTCGTTTGGGCTGGACTGAGCGCCCCCATGCGCTACATGATTTACAGGCGGCGGCGGCGCTGGGCCAGATGGGTCTGGTGCAGGCCTATGAGTCTTGTTTCCAGAAGTTTGGTCTGCATACTGCTCAGGTGTTGTTAGGTCATGATGATATCTCTGCGCGCGACCGCTACTTAAATGCCAGAGGGACTTTGACCACACTGCTAAAGCTTGGGGTCATTCCTGTCGTCAATGAAAATGACACGGTAGTAACCGATGAGATTCGTTTTGGTGATAATGATACTTTGGCTGCTCTGGTAGCCAATCTTATCGATGCCGATCGTCTGGTGATATTGACTGATCAGGACGGTCTCTATAATGCAGACCCTCGCAGCAATCCGGACGCCAGGTTGGTGACCGAGGCGGCTGTTGATGATGTGAGTCTGGAGCAGATGGCTGGCGGCAGTGCAGGTGCCCTGGGGCGCGGTGGTATGGTGACCAAGATCAGGGCGGCAAAATTGGCTGCCCGCTCAGGAGCTAATACGGTTATTGTGGGTGGGGCGCTGGATGAGGTGTTGTTGCGTTTGTCGTTGCAGCAGTCGCTGGGGACCCTATTAAAGGCCGGGCGTCGCCCTCTGGTTGCCCGTAAGCAGTGGTTGGCGGGTATGTCCCGGGTTAACGGTGTGGTGCAATTGGATGATGGCGCGGTGAAGGTGTTGCGTGAGTCCGGGCGCAGTTTATTGCCGGTAGGGGTGAGAGCAGTATCCGGGTCTTTCGGTCGTGGAGATCTGGTATCTTGTACCGATGCTGGCGGCCATGAGATTGCCCGTGGTCTGGTTAATTATAATGTCTTTGATGCGCAGCAGATTATTGGCAAGGGTAGTGAGCAAATTGAAGATATTCTGGGTTACCGGTGTGAAGAAGAGCTTATTCACAGGGATAACCTGGTACTGGTGTAG
- a CDS encoding tyrosine-protein phosphatase: MSETLFKAPEGHHIPFKGTPNFRDYGGYTTIDGRSVKRRQLFRSGQLSKLTEVDQQQLAGLDIRLVFDFRRDEERQQDPSLFPLSAQPETVALPIHPGSAIGFLESIASGNMGSEKMASFMCAINQEFVFDQADKYRQMFCCLLDHAEGGSLVHCAAGKDRTGFAAAMMLSALGVPRETIFADYMLTADYVLVDKEIARVSKKYQWQGEPDVMRPLLEVRRDYLQSAFDMIDKQFPTIENYLQDVLGVGLAERDWLQARYLE, encoded by the coding sequence ATGTCTGAAACTCTATTCAAGGCCCCCGAGGGCCACCATATACCGTTTAAAGGAACTCCAAATTTCCGAGACTATGGCGGTTATACAACTATCGATGGTCGCAGCGTCAAGCGACGCCAGTTATTTCGCTCCGGCCAGTTGTCTAAGTTGACGGAGGTTGACCAGCAGCAATTAGCTGGCTTGGATATTCGCCTGGTATTTGATTTCAGGCGTGATGAGGAGAGGCAGCAAGACCCCAGTCTGTTTCCCCTATCTGCGCAGCCTGAAACGGTAGCGCTGCCGATTCATCCAGGCAGTGCTATTGGTTTTTTAGAGAGTATCGCCAGTGGCAATATGGGCAGTGAGAAAATGGCCAGCTTTATGTGTGCGATTAATCAAGAATTTGTCTTTGACCAAGCTGACAAATATCGCCAGATGTTTTGCTGTTTATTAGATCATGCTGAGGGGGGCTCTTTGGTGCATTGTGCAGCGGGTAAAGATCGCACGGGCTTTGCGGCGGCGATGATGTTATCTGCACTGGGTGTGCCCCGGGAAACCATTTTTGCCGACTATATGTTGACCGCAGATTATGTGTTGGTGGACAAAGAGATTGCCAGGGTGAGTAAGAAATATCAGTGGCAGGGTGAGCCCGATGTGATGCGACCTTTGCTGGAAGTGCGGCGGGATTATTTACAGTCAGCTTTCGATATGATTGATAAGCAATTCCCGACGATTGAGAATTACCTGCAAGATGTTTTAGGGGTGGGTTTGGCGGAAAGGGATTGGCTGCAAGCACGCTATCTCGAATAG
- a CDS encoding DUF1631 domain-containing protein, whose translation MKKDSDHIQAAPDNSSSAEIPVLLRQIKDNSTSILLAHLENLFSSCDDLFFDLSSRAATNSEQNLYFESMREVRLKKHGVMASFKGEIEAGFHQIATSAKTSALSSGLNTMANSDHNSLSLVQNDILEQDVAIASMVSKAQVNCQESLYHLNLRFDYLMPNTTINDQNNPMDPQQICHYFADACKMLDLNIKARIILFKQFDRLLVSKLATVYSSANNLLIEAGVLPNTRGYAKNNAQQNQGQSDRATSTATNSQQSVEFDFAELSNLLTSVRQQSPEIIESLIPNYTAYSSNAGPTVSNNDLLQLLTTIQQSIVPPPVNQELQLAENLRQVIDSILAEADDAPAKAVQQPDDDVINLVAMFFDFVLDDSNLPMAVQALISRLQIPILKVALNDKTFFNKGSHPARQLINAIAEASIGWDESTQPQRDRLFSLITKITQEINEEYNNNDQIFIDKLNELDKFIQQTEHKSALIEKRTGQAAEGQARTKLARMMAQKVMFEKLEAAALPEKISEFLTEHWLNLLVMSHLKHGDESPEWIDATQLVDDLIWASHAHNDSKSQARYQKIKPDLLNRISEGMTQIAATREAADETIANLESTLDELHSSDQSDVIIRPLSTSQAETLGHIPGSGSKSWQDMTGVERQQARYKQLTYEYIRKAEQLPIQTWLSFEDPKTGKLTRCKLASRIESSDTYVFVNRFGFKALERQRKDFACDMQAGRATILEKGNLFDRAMGNVLDRLNNNQSSSAV comes from the coding sequence ATGAAGAAAGACTCTGATCATATACAGGCAGCCCCCGATAACAGCAGCTCTGCTGAAATCCCGGTATTGCTGCGCCAGATCAAAGACAATTCAACATCAATATTACTCGCCCATCTGGAAAACCTGTTCAGCTCCTGTGACGACCTGTTTTTTGACCTGTCCAGCCGAGCAGCGACCAATAGCGAGCAAAATCTTTATTTTGAATCCATGCGCGAAGTACGCCTTAAAAAGCACGGCGTTATGGCCTCTTTCAAAGGTGAAATCGAAGCGGGCTTTCATCAAATTGCCACAAGCGCCAAAACCAGCGCTCTATCCTCTGGCCTCAACACCATGGCCAATAGCGACCACAACAGCCTAAGCCTGGTGCAAAACGATATTCTTGAACAGGATGTTGCTATCGCCAGCATGGTAAGTAAAGCTCAGGTTAATTGTCAGGAAAGCCTCTACCACCTGAATTTAAGATTTGATTATTTAATGCCGAACACCACCATTAATGATCAAAACAATCCGATGGACCCCCAGCAGATTTGCCATTACTTTGCCGACGCCTGCAAAATGCTGGACCTCAATATCAAAGCGCGCATCATTTTGTTTAAGCAGTTTGACCGCCTGTTAGTGTCAAAGCTGGCCACGGTCTACTCTTCGGCGAACAACCTGCTAATTGAAGCAGGAGTGCTACCCAATACCCGTGGCTATGCCAAAAACAACGCCCAGCAAAACCAGGGCCAAAGCGACCGCGCAACAAGCACCGCAACAAACTCTCAACAAAGTGTTGAGTTCGACTTCGCAGAGCTAAGTAACCTGCTGACATCTGTCAGGCAGCAAAGCCCGGAGATTATCGAAAGCCTTATTCCCAATTACACCGCCTACTCAAGTAATGCTGGGCCAACCGTCTCAAATAACGACCTGCTGCAATTGCTGACCACCATTCAACAGAGCATTGTTCCGCCACCGGTCAATCAGGAACTGCAATTGGCAGAAAACCTGCGCCAGGTTATCGATAGCATTCTGGCTGAAGCTGACGACGCCCCTGCCAAGGCCGTGCAGCAGCCCGATGACGATGTGATTAATCTGGTTGCCATGTTTTTTGACTTTGTATTGGACGATAGCAATCTACCGATGGCCGTTCAGGCACTGATCAGCCGGCTGCAAATTCCTATTTTAAAAGTGGCTTTAAACGACAAAACCTTTTTCAATAAAGGCTCCCATCCTGCACGCCAATTAATCAACGCCATTGCAGAGGCCAGTATTGGCTGGGATGAATCAACACAGCCACAGCGCGACAGACTATTCTCATTGATTACCAAAATCACCCAGGAAATCAATGAAGAGTACAATAACAACGACCAGATATTTATTGATAAACTGAATGAGCTGGACAAGTTTATTCAGCAAACTGAGCACAAGTCAGCCTTAATCGAAAAACGCACCGGACAAGCTGCCGAAGGCCAGGCCAGAACCAAACTGGCCCGGATGATGGCGCAAAAAGTGATGTTTGAAAAACTCGAAGCTGCCGCACTACCAGAAAAAATCAGCGAATTTCTCACCGAGCACTGGCTCAACCTGCTGGTTATGTCTCACCTTAAACACGGTGATGAAAGCCCAGAATGGATTGACGCCACCCAATTGGTTGATGACCTTATTTGGGCCAGTCACGCCCACAACGACTCTAAATCTCAAGCCCGCTATCAGAAAATCAAGCCCGACCTACTAAACCGTATTAGCGAAGGCATGACACAAATTGCGGCTACCCGCGAAGCAGCAGACGAGACTATAGCCAATCTGGAGAGCACGCTGGACGAACTGCACTCATCAGATCAAAGCGACGTTATCATCAGACCACTAAGCACCAGTCAGGCAGAAACCCTTGGCCATATTCCAGGCAGCGGCAGCAAAAGCTGGCAGGATATGACCGGCGTAGAGCGCCAGCAAGCGCGCTACAAGCAGCTAACGTATGAATATATCCGCAAAGCGGAGCAGCTGCCCATACAGACCTGGCTGTCGTTTGAAGACCCCAAAACAGGCAAGCTTACCCGCTGCAAACTCGCCTCAAGAATTGAATCCTCTGACACCTATGTGTTTGTCAATCGCTTCGGCTTTAAAGCGCTCGAAAGACAGCGCAAAGACTTCGCCTGTGATATGCAAGCGGGACGCGCAACCATTTTGGAAAAAGGCAATTTGTTTGACCGCGCCATGGGCAATGTACTCGATAGATTAAATAACAACCAATCATCCAGCGCTGTCTAA
- the cgtA gene encoding Obg family GTPase CgtA, with product MKFVDEASIKVQAGNGGNGALSFRREKYVAEGGPDGGDGGDGGSVWLQADYSVNTMVDYRYQRFYRAENGEGGRGRNCTGKGGDDLTLNVPVGTTIIDDDTQEVLGDLAEHGQRIKVAQGGFHGLGNTRFKSSTNRAPRQTKPGSEGECRNLRMELKVLADVGLLGLPNAGKSTFIRAVSSAKPKVAGYPFTTLVPNLGVVKVQAHRSFVVADIPGLIEGASDGAGLGIRFLKHLTRTRLLLHIVDMAPFDGSDPAEAVQSIITELERFSPTLHQRDRWLVLNKMDLLPEDEREQRSQQVIDALNWQGPVYSIAAISKLGVDPICGDIMAYLEECAERELEDPELAVKESEIQSRMQEESRLRIQELAAARKAARAAKQQGLDDEDDWDDDDYDVEVVYEP from the coding sequence ATGAAATTTGTCGATGAAGCCAGTATTAAGGTGCAGGCCGGCAATGGCGGCAATGGCGCGCTTAGCTTTCGCCGTGAAAAATATGTGGCCGAAGGTGGGCCCGATGGTGGAGATGGCGGTGATGGCGGCAGCGTTTGGTTGCAGGCTGATTATTCGGTGAATACCATGGTGGACTACCGCTACCAGCGTTTCTACCGAGCGGAGAATGGCGAGGGTGGCAGGGGTAGAAATTGTACGGGCAAAGGCGGGGATGATTTAACCCTTAATGTGCCTGTCGGTACCACCATTATTGATGATGATACCCAGGAAGTGCTGGGTGATTTGGCGGAGCATGGCCAGCGTATCAAGGTTGCTCAGGGCGGTTTCCATGGTCTGGGTAATACCCGGTTTAAATCCAGTACCAATCGGGCACCGAGACAAACCAAGCCGGGCTCGGAAGGCGAATGCCGCAATCTGCGTATGGAGTTAAAAGTGCTGGCGGATGTCGGGTTGCTGGGGCTGCCCAATGCTGGTAAATCGACCTTTATTCGCGCGGTTTCTTCCGCCAAGCCCAAAGTCGCAGGTTATCCATTTACTACTTTGGTACCCAATTTGGGGGTGGTAAAAGTACAGGCGCATCGCAGCTTTGTGGTAGCGGATATTCCCGGTTTGATTGAAGGTGCTTCAGACGGTGCTGGCTTGGGTATACGCTTTTTAAAGCATCTAACAAGAACCCGTTTACTGTTACATATCGTTGATATGGCACCCTTTGATGGCAGTGACCCCGCTGAGGCGGTGCAGTCTATCATCACTGAGTTGGAGCGGTTTAGCCCGACCTTACATCAGCGCGACCGGTGGTTGGTACTCAATAAAATGGACCTGCTGCCGGAAGATGAGCGCGAGCAGCGCAGCCAGCAAGTGATTGATGCGTTGAATTGGCAGGGGCCGGTGTATTCCATTGCCGCTATTAGTAAGTTGGGTGTAGACCCTATTTGCGGCGATATTATGGCCTATTTGGAAGAATGCGCTGAGAGAGAGCTGGAAGACCCGGAATTGGCGGTTAAAGAATCTGAGATTCAAAGCCGTATGCAAGAAGAGTCGCGGCTGCGAATTCAGGAGCTGGCCGCAGCGCGCAAGGCTGCCAGAGCGGCTAAGCAGCAAGGCCTGGATGATGAAGATGATTGGGATGACGACGATTACGACGTTGAGGTGGTTTACGAGCCTTGA
- the rpsT gene encoding 30S ribosomal protein S20: protein MANSPQAKKRARQAEKRRQHNASLRSVVRTSIKKVLAAIATGNAEEATAAYAAAVPVIDRMADKGIIHKNKAARHKSRLNTQVKALAA, encoded by the coding sequence ATGGCGAATTCACCACAAGCCAAAAAACGCGCCCGTCAGGCCGAGAAGCGTCGCCAGCACAATGCCAGCCTTCGCTCAGTTGTTCGTACCTCCATCAAGAAAGTACTGGCCGCTATTGCCACTGGCAACGCTGAAGAAGCGACAGCCGCTTACGCAGCAGCCGTGCCCGTTATCGACCGCATGGCAGACAAGGGCATTATTCATAAGAATAAAGCTGCTCGTCATAAGAGCCGCCTGAACACACAGGTCAAAGCTCTGGCTGCGTAA
- the rplU gene encoding 50S ribosomal protein L21, giving the protein MYAVIESGGKQHRVKEGETLKLEKIEVAIGESIDFDKVLMVGEGESAKIGAPYVDGGKVTAEVIDQARHKKVKIMKFRRRKHSMKQAGHRQWYTEVKITAIKG; this is encoded by the coding sequence ATGTACGCTGTAATTGAAAGCGGTGGTAAACAGCACCGTGTTAAAGAGGGTGAAACCCTCAAGTTGGAAAAAATTGAAGTCGCCATTGGTGAGTCGATTGATTTCGATAAAGTATTAATGGTTGGCGAAGGTGAGAGTGCTAAAATTGGCGCGCCTTACGTTGATGGTGGAAAAGTGACTGCTGAGGTTATTGATCAGGCCCGTCACAAGAAAGTGAAAATCATGAAGTTCCGTCGTCGTAAACATTCTATGAAGCAGGCTGGTCATCGTCAGTGGTACACTGAAGTTAAGATCACCGCGATCAAAGGTTAA
- the rpmA gene encoding 50S ribosomal protein L27, giving the protein MAHKKAGGSTRNGRDSNAKRLGVKRFGGQDVLAGNILVRQRGTRFHAGENVGLGVDHTLFAKADGVVKFEVKGPKNRKYISVVSA; this is encoded by the coding sequence ATGGCTCATAAAAAAGCAGGTGGTAGTACTCGTAACGGTCGCGATTCTAACGCCAAACGCTTAGGTGTTAAGCGTTTTGGTGGTCAAGATGTATTGGCTGGCAATATCCTGGTTCGTCAGCGTGGCACACGTTTCCACGCCGGTGAAAATGTTGGTCTGGGTGTTGATCACACATTGTTTGCCAAGGCAGACGGTGTTGTTAAATTTGAAGTGAAAGGCCCGAAAAACCGCAAATATATCAGCGTTGTTTCTGCCTAA